The DNA window GGCTCACATAGGCTCGAGCCATAGTATCCTGCTGAGGGATACCCCAATAGTCCCGGCTTAAAGTCTTCCCCAGGAGCCTCGCCATCTAGTTACCGAGTGATGCGTCCTTTCGCGGGGGCAACTCCCATCCCCACACCATCGGACTCTCCACTCGGACTCTCCACCTCCGCAGCAAAAAGCCAAAAAGTCCAGTCCAGTTATATATTCACCCCCGCACTGACAATGGTCCGGGGGGAGCCAACGTATCTACGCAGACCACTCCGTCTCCTGAATAAACATGGAAAAAGACACGTCGATGCACCTTGAAGAGGCTGGGTCGCAGTATGCGACTCCTTTTGTGGAGAACaaggagttggagagaaggTGCGGTGCCGACCGACTTCTTGCCGTGGATGGAATCATCCAAACAAATGGAACGCAGCTAATGAGCTGTTCTCTAGGATATTGTGGAAAGTGGACGTTCGGCTGATTCCACCGTTGTTCATCATGGTTAGTTTCTTTGCCTTGGGTAGTTTTGTTCGCTCACGTCCATGCTGATGACCATTCTCTGCTAGTATATTCTTAATTGTGGGTGATTCATCGATTTTCAATACTCGGAAAGTCAACTAATAGAAAAACTATGAATAAAGACCTGGACCGAAACAAGTAAGGAGTTCTTGCATTCGGGGGACGATGCGAACAAGGTTGACTCATGGTATCAAAAACAGTATCGGCAACGCCAAAGAAGCCGGCATGGCCAAAGATCTGGGACTCACCTCATCCGATTACTCTTTGGCCGTCTCGATCTTCTTTATCGGATATCTTCTACTTGAGGTGCCGAGCAACATGATTCTCAGCAGGACTCGCCCGAGTCTCTATCTTCCCGCTCTTATGGTTCGTTCGTTCCTTATGGTGtctcgagttcctgcgcTAACAATACCTGGGAAATTTAGGTTGTTTGGGGTGCCATGGTGTTCGTTTTTCTAGATAACCGATCTCGAATACTTGCTGACATGTTATAGAATCGGCTATGTGGGCGTTAACTCAAAGCGCGGTCTTATCGGTCTTCGGTTCGCGCTGGGGTTGATTGAAGCTGGATATTTTGTGCGTTGTCAAGAAACACAAACAAGAAAGTGTTATAACTGACCGGTGTATCATTAGCCCGGCGTTCTGCTATTCATGAGCAACTGGTACAAGAAAGCCGAGCTGGCTAGGAGATTCTCTATCTTCTATTGTGCGTCGCTCGTGTCGGGTGCCGTTGGTGGCCTTATTGGTAAGTATACACCTAAGAGACTGTTTACTAGTGCTGGCTAAtatttttccttttctagCGGgcttgatcttggagaagatgcaAAACCGAGCACCATATCCCGCGTGGAAATGGCTATTCCTCAGTACGATTTGccactaactaactaactattCATTTCATGAAGCTAACACAAATATTATCAGTCGAGGGTATAATTACAATTGGATGCGCCCTTATTTCCATGTAAGTGACCAAACTCCCTCTCACAAACTTCGTGCTGACCCTGACTGGAGATTCGTGCTACCCGACTTCCCTGCTACGACTAAGTGGCTCACACCGGAAGAGCGAGAATATGCCGTTCGACGTCTAGAACAAGATGATAACTCGACTCGTGCGGGAGATATCTCTCACTGGCAGAGCTTTACGTCGGCACTGCGCGATTGGAGGACCTGGCTTTTCTTCTGGGCGCAAACTTTTTGCACCTGTGCTGGTACCATCACATACTTTGTGCCAACTCTGATGGCCGCTTTGAATTATACTGGTCAGAGTGTGCAATATGTACGTTCTTCTGGACTCCTGCTTTTGACCTATGCTGATGCGATGATATTCGACACTGCAGATGACGATTCCGATCTGTAAGAACCAAGATCCTGGGAAGTTTTAGCTTGGAGTATCCTCTGACTTACTATCTTAGATATGGTCGCTTTGGTGATCGTCCTAATTTGCGGCTTCTCTTCGGATTACTTCAATGAACGACCAAAGCacatcatggccatggccgccatgtCCACAGTCTCTCTGATAATCGTGGCCACGGTTGATAATGCCAAGGCTCGCTACACATTCCTAGCACTTGGTTTGTTTCCTTGTGGCAAGAATATCTCATGACGAATGACTAATATGTTCCAGGCGCTTCTGGTATATGGTGTTGTAGCCCATTGACACTCAGCTACCTATCCAACACGATCTACCGGCCAGCCGAGAAGCGGGCAGTGGCTATTGGTTTTGTGAAGTACATCCCGTCCCACGCGCCCTTTCACTGCCTTGATACGGTACTGACATTTGTACAAGTGCCTTCGCCAATCTATCATCAGTATACGGAGCATACATCTGGCCTGCAAGTTCGGCGCCGGAATACGTGCCCGGATTTGCGGTTACCACTATTCTTATGTTTCTCTGCATCGTCACGGCGCTGCTTCTCATGATCCTGACGAAGAAATATCCTTATGAGAACACTAAGGATGGGAGAATGGGAATGAACACACAATCCACCATCCAGGGGGGCTCTAGTTCGTCGGAAACCGTGGAATAATTGAATAGTGGCTCTGAGAGGGAGAACAAATAACTAGTTCAGACAGGCCTGCTTCGTGTATGTTTTTCTAGAGTAGCACCACGATCTGGCTTTGGCGTCGAAGATATGGTAGCAACTTCAATGTATTCGAATGAGTTTTTGTCAACTTCTATGCTCCTAGAAATCAAACGCTCTATAATTGTGGTGAGGTCGATTGTTCCGCTGCGTTATAATTCGAGGAATTTTGCCGAATGAAAGTGGAGACTCCGCAACTCAACCTCCTGGTCAGTCAGTcactttcatcttcatcatcaaggcGGCGAGACAAGCTCAGAGTATCAGAAGTATGAAGCGTGCTTTTACTTGCAGTTGGTCCGATTGCCGTCGATCCTTCGGGAAGGCAGAGCATCTTCAGCGCCATGAGAGAAGTCGTGAGCATCATCCGAGCTAAACTTCATTCTCCCGATGCTAATATCCTGAGAAACTAGATACCGGCGATGCTCGATATGAATGTCCATTGTGCCAAAAGCGCTTTGGTCGACGGTATGAGATGCCCTCCTTTTTCTGGCGCTGACTGACCTGATGGATTGTGAATGTCAGAGATGTGATGACGAGGCATGCTGCTCTCCATGGGGAGGCTTCTGGCTCGATCAAGAGGTCCCGGAAAGTGTCATGGTAAGGGTTTAGCTGTCTACCTACTACCTACTCATCAATTATCTCACCATTTATTAGCGTTCCATGTGTCGCTTCCAAGCTTCGTTGTGACGGACAGCCGGGTACACCTTGTCGAAGATGTCTACACTCTGGTCGATCGTGTTCCTATCGCACAAGAGATGGCATGCCACCCACTCCTCGAACACAGTCAAGCGAAATGCTAGTATCTTCTACCGCAACGGGCACTGGCTCAAGCTTGCCCACGGCGCCAGGAAATCCTGAAAGCAGTCCATTGCTCCGTGAGAGGCAGACTTCAGGTGCAAACATCAATATTTCCCAGTCATCTTTGTTACCAGCATACTCGCCCTTGGGAGACGATGACCTTGCTGGAAATGCTCCACCACAACCGTCTGGTATGTACTCCCGGCGCCGTCGACTTTTTCCACGCTCATCGGGTGATAGATGATTTTGAACCATTCTCATTCGGTCCACTTTATGATCTCTCGATTGAGCCCTTTGAGAGCTATTTGGGATGGAACCTCGGTGATGAAGATATTGATCTAATGAGAAATCTCAACGGGGCTTCTCCTGACACTCCTCCGGCATGTTGGCCTCATTTCGCGACTGCGCCTCAATTGGCTGCGCATCCAGAGTCGCAAACAGTGCAGGATGCGGCGACAATGCAGTTGATACGAGATGCACAACCAGCCGATAGCCCCTGGGTAAGGCATCTATCTGTACTTATGAATAAAATCACCGTGCTCACCTATCATAATCCAGCCCCATGTCTACAGACCGAGCAGAGACGATGGACGACTTAGTATCCCCCAGCTCAATGTCTCTTCAATTCCGCAGCCGAGCTTGCATGCAGCATACCTTGAGCACATGGATAATTCCACGCGTGAAGCAATTCTGTCGCTCATAAGTACTGCTCATCAACCTCATTGGTCACCAGTCGACGTGGCAGCTTTTCCATCGGCTCGCACGTTGTCTATCTGCATTAATCTCTACTTTCGACATTTCCACGAAACGCTACCTATCGTTCGCCGCTCAACCTTCCAATCAACCGAAGCCAGTCCGGTTTTGTTGATGTCAATGGCAGCCATCGGAGCAACGTACTCTAAAAATGGTCTGACTGGAGTCGCTGTGGCTCTCAATGAGTTATGCAGGAGAGCAATTGCCTACCTCAGGGAAAGTGACCGGCGTGCCATGTTTGATACATCAATCGTCCAGGCCTGGCTGCTTCAGTCAATCTTCGGGCTTTTCTGTGGCTCTCGGATGCTCTATCAACACTCCGAGATTAGTCGTGGTGGATTGGTGACGGCTGCCAGACGGATGCACCTTCTTCGCCCCGGTTTTTCATTTGTCAAAGAGCTCGAACGGCGtccagcctcggcctcaCCTGAAGAGGTAGGGCGAGCATACGCAAAGGATGAAGAACGCTGTCGATTGGGATGGGGTATTTATGTATGTGCATAAAGCCGCTAACAAAAACCATTTGCTAAGATTTGTCCATTTCAGCTCTATGACATGCAGATATCCGCGCTGCTGAATATTTCGCCACATTTCTCGATTGGCGACATTGATATGGCATTACCCTGCGATGAGGAGATGTGGGAatctcgccctcctcgcGGGCATCATGACTTTGCCCAGTCCCCTAGTGACGCCCTGAATTTCCGTCATGTGCTTGAGCGACTGCTGTCTGTTGGCAAGCTGCCACAGCCATTAAACCCATTTGGTCTTTCTATCATTGCACATACTCTCTATAGGTGGCTATACCCGATTACTTCTGCGGCTCGTTGCTGATTATCGATTTTAGGTTCTGCTCTGATGCCTCTGCGCTGGATCCAATCTGCCCAGCTCGGTTCCCAGAGAACGCCTCGTTCTATCGACTACAATTTTCTACAAACTTGAAACAGTAAGCCGAGACTTTGCTAATCCTTGAAACAGCTTGTTGTTGACTTGTCACAGCAACCCGCAGGAAATACTTGATCAGCTGTCAGTGTGTTTTCATTTCTTGTCCTACACGCCCACTGCCCTTCTTGTCAGTGTCTCAGCTCTGTCCCATCTTGGGCATCTGCAATTTACTTGGCCAGGGTTTTTGGATAAAGTAAAGATCGCCGCAGGCAAGTCCGGGACCGAGGAGAGTGAACTCAATGCACGTGCGTGGCTTTGCTCGAGAATCTCTGATGATGTGGTCGGCGCAAGATCTATCCTTGTTCACGCTGGACAATTAAATGCACTTCTGATTCGGTTCACATTTGAGTAAGTCTTCGCTAACAAAAGATGAAGGCTAGTGCATTTCAAATACTTACTAGTTCTCTAGAAATCCATGTGAGGCTATATGGACGTTCTACGCTGCGCTCGCGTTATGGGCGATCATCAAATTTGGCAGTGGGCTAAATATCTCATCTTCTGGTCCGAAGCGAACGGTCGTGACATGTAAGTCTTGTGTCTGCAGTATGACTCTACCTAGCCCCTGACATCTGCCATCAACCATTGTAGGGTCTGACTTCGACGATGTTCACGAGTGGATCCAGCATGGAGGTCAGGCTTCTTTCCAGGGACTTGGAAATTTGGCGGATTTGTCCGAGTCAAAGCTTTTGTCCACATTTAGCGAAAGATTGGAGTCTATGTCATGGGGCATCTCTCTCCAATTTCGCCATGTTTTGATGAATCTATCCAAAGAAACAATCTAAGAATAAACGAATTCCTGTCAAGTTGAATCAAACAATTGCTACTGCGCACCGATATAAAGCATTTGAACCGTAGAGTTGGCTTATGTAATAGATGATCCTAATGGCTGGCTCAATGGAGACATTCGTCACGCGCTCGGAGTCTCCACCAAATTTCTCCACATTGTTCGCCGAGGGGCAATATCCTTAGGTTTGGCCAATCTGCCGACTATGCTACTAAACAACGGCTCTCCACTTCGTTATATGTACACTTTTTGACTCGACATCGGCAACTGAGATCGGTATCTCCACCGGACTTGCTGCGAGATTTGAGTAGTCGTAATTGATAATCTGAGGGGTCCCCCTCACCTTCAGCTAAATGTCGCTTGCTTCATTCTCGCAAAGAGCTATACGCACTGCAATCACAAAAATGTCTGCTCCGTCTCACTTTAAGCTCAACACCGGCGCCTCAATTCCAGCCGTTGGATTGGGTGCGTATGACCTTCTTTTGATAAGATTCGATTAGCTGCTAAAGAGGCTGCAGGAACATGGCAGGCAAAGCCAGGAGAAGTCGGCAACGCTGTCGGTCATGCACTGAAATCCGGATATCGACACCTGGACTGTGCCTTGATCTATCAGAATGGTGAGTTGGTCTTTCGCTCGCGTGCACTTAGCTATGCTAACATTGCGACTCGATTAGAGAAGGAAGTTGGCGACGCGATTAAAGCGTCTGGTATTCCACGAAAGGAGATCTTCATCACCAGCAAAGTGTGCGTCAGTCAGGAATAGTGATAAGACAATTTTTGCGTGCTAACTTCATGTCTTTGCAGGTGGAACACCCACCAATCCAATGTCGCCGAGGGTCTTGCGCAGACGTTGAAGGATCTCCAAACGGACTATTTGGACCTCTACCTGATTCATTGGCCAGTGTTCGTTTGCTTCCATTGCCTTATTCTCTGAAGCTTTTTTGCTAATTTGTTTTCGCATGTCAGTCGCCTCGTTTCCAATGAGACCTCGCAGTTGTTCCCTACCAACCCTGACGGCACCCGCTCTGTGGATGGCTCTTGGGATCAGCGGGAGACTTGGAAACAGATGGAACAGGTTTACCGTTCCGGCACGGTCAAGGCAATTGGGGTGTCTAACTTTAGTATCCCCTACTTGGAGAATCTTGAAAAGACCTGGGAAGTCGTTCCTGTCGTGAATCAGGTAAGATTCTCGTTCCTTACTTGCTCAAAGAGGTTACTTGTTGAATTTGGGTAACAGGTTGAACTGCACCCGTACTGCCCGCAGCATGCGTTGAAGGAATGGTGCGAAAAGAGAAACATTCTCCTGGAAGCGTATTGTCCCCTTGGATCAACAAGTACGTGCGAAACCTATAGACTATTCTAGAGACACATGAAATTGACAGACTGACAGGCTCACCACTGCTGAGCGACGCCGAGATCGCCGGCATTGCAAAGAAATACGGTGTGACCCCGGCGACCATCTTGATCTCTTACCAGGTCAACCGGGGCTGCATTGTGCTGCCAAAGTCGGTGACTTTTAGCCGCATTGAGGACAATCTCAAGGTTATTTCTCTGTCCaaggaagacatggatgCCTTGGAAGGAATGGCAGCGGCAGGTAAACAGCAACGTGTCAACACGCCGCTATGGGGACACGATCTGGTGAGTTCTGTTTCTTTCACTTATTCAATGGGCTTGTCTTGCTGATCCTGCATTATTACAGGGATTTGATGACTGGTATGGCCCTGGCAATGTCAACGCGCCGAAACAATAGATTTGGAAAGAGTGAGATAGGGCTCAGCCCTAGCAAATTCCCTTGCCCAATGGACATTGATATGAAATTGTATTGCCACTACTGTTGTTATATAGATAGATCTGATTTTAGATATATTGAAACCGAGTTCTTGTTGTTTAGCTTCTCCGACCAAGTATCTACTTGCTTGCCATGTAAGTTGAACTTCAATAAACGTGCACACAGCCCCCAATGTATCATGGGATTTCTTACCAATTTCTGCATCTTCCAATCGAAGCTCGCCCTAATAGACTCAGGAAGATAAACAAGCTCCCTCGGCGCAGCCTTAAACCCATACCTCCCCTTCATAGCCTGCAACGAAAGCGGCTCACGGAGCTCATAAACACTAACGATCTTGTATGCGAAATCATATCCATCCCAGTTCGGATCCCGGTTATTAAAATCGACATTTCCCAGGCCATCCTCGGGCAGTGGTGCGTCTCCAGGATTCCGTGTTGCGGCTGGGAGGATCTCGCAGATGTGCGTGATACTGGAGTATGGAGCGGTGCGGCAGAACCAGATTCTTTGCACAGAGTGGCTGATACGATATTTTCTGAACTCGTAGTTTTTGACCCCGTCGACTATCTGTGTCATGTATGGGTCTTGCATGGCGAGAATGGCATCGGTGGGAGCGGGGCTTgggcctgctgctgcctttGTGGGAAGGGGTTCGTTGCTCTGCATTTGCTGGGAGACGTGAGTATGAACTTTGAATTTGCTAGAAATGTAGATAGTCTAAGTTTAGTTGAGTAGGCAAAACAATGAGTGTGCGTAACACCCCCGGGGAGGTTGCTACAAAGTTGCGGTGCGGCTGATGTAGCCAGCGCATATTCAATGCCACCAATCAGGCGAGACCAATAATCAAGGGATGTTAAGATCGTTGGGTCGgtgcaggaagaaaagatgaATAGTGAGTTCTTTTGGATATTTGACAGTATCAGAGACATtaacagaagaagaaagggaaaggcCAACAACGCCAGATGAATGACACGAAATATCAAAACATTTGTATCATCTTTTTATGCCcacagaaaaagaaatgcaACTACTTCCGCCCGCCACGGCTAACTTTGGGAAACTCCACAGGCACACGCAGACGAGCCACACGACGCGCATGGGCCTCGGCCTTACCACCCTTGATATTCCACTTGCTGAACTCCGATTCGCGTGGCCGGTCAATGCGACAGCCTAGCTCGCGGAAGTACTGGTAGATAGTGTTCGAGTCGAGACGCAGGTCATCCCGCAGATCAGCGGGATCAGTAGCAAGCTCATTGGGAGAATTGCCGCCGAGGGAGCTGGAGCCACCATCCTTGGCAGGTTGGGGAGGGATATGCAGTGAGAGAGCACAGATAGTAGTGTGCAGCAGCGTGAGGTCGTGCTTGGAGACCATGCCGCCGGTAGGCGCAAAGCGACGACGAACGGCGTCGATTACTGAGTCTGGGAGCAGGTCCTGCGGAGCAGTGTCTGTAGACTGCTTGCCACCCTTGGCTGCGCCAGTGGTGCTCGAGAGAATCCGGCGGAGGTCCTCTCGAGGTGGCATCCGCTTGCTACCTGGGGCAGCGGAGCCCTTGGCATCACGGCCTCCGCTCTTCAGGCACCGACCGAACTCTACCAGAAGCTGGATGAGGCGCAGGACTTGCAGTTGAGTGATGTTACCGGATTGAACAACTGGACCGATCCGGTTGGAGACAAATCGTGAGACTGTGCTGATAGCAAGACCCTGCTCAGCTTGTTCCTGCCACTCTTCGATCTGCGTAAGCTGACGCAGCGTGGAGTGGCCATTTGGAACGAGTGTCTCAAGTGGGTAGACATCAGACGGGTGAGCAGCAGAGAGATCCGGCGTGGGTAGAGGCTTGGCAGCTTGCACCTCGGCTTGTACGTTGTTCGCTTTGGCCACACCGGTGGTCGCATCAGCTGGCAGCGAGGAGAGAAGCGCCGCACCGGCTTGCGAGACGACACCATCCGGTGCATTCGATAGCTGAGCATTCTCTGCAAACGATTGAGCAGATTTCTTTGCTTGCTTTGTGCCGAAGGTGTTGGTCAACGCCGTGCGCTGCGCGCGCATCGAGAACTGTATATAGATGTCAGCGAAAACTCTTCCTAACAGAACCACAGAAAGCGTACCATTGCTTCATCCTCTGATTCTGCCTCCTCTTGgctggccttcttgctcCTAACTGCGCCTCGCACCTTCACCCTCCGCGCCTCCACGACTTGCCATGTCTTGCGCTCTGGATCCACGACAGCGACGTAGTGCTTTATCTGCGAGTCGGCAGCGTCCTCGTTGCCCTCACGGCCGACAAAGTCCACCTTTTCATGATCGGACGACTGCAAAAGCAATTCAGAGGACACGATGCCCGGGTTTCGGCCTGATGTTGCAGATTTCGAGACATGCTCGCGAGTTTTGCTGTACGGGGTGTAACGGAGCGTCTTTGAGTTTGGAAGGCCCGGGGTTGATGCTAATACAAAGTATTAATAAAACAATATCTTGAGGGAAAAGCGCTGAACTCACTGATTACTGGCGCCAATTCGCTGCTGTCGTCAACGACGCTGGCTGCCAGCGGGGGAAGAGCTTGTAGGTCCCGAGCGGGCTTTTTGCTCGGGCGCTCATGGCGATCGGAGTCGCGCTTGcgtttcttttctgttttaTTGGACGGCATAATGGCGAGAAACCACGACCGTCAAGTTGGACAACAACAGACTTGTTTCATCACCGTTGGAGAAATTTGAGAGTcggcagaaaaaaaatacTGGTTACTAATCCAGAAGGCGGTCAACTGGGAGCACACAACAAGGGCAACAAGTGCACTACGTAATTGACACAGAGAGTGCTCTACAGTGGaagacaaggacaaaaaACACTCTGGAAGTCATTGATTCATCGACAAGCATAGCTATCTGAAACCTAAGACCGCAGAGCTTTCCAGTGATTTTTTCATAAACCCTCAAAAACCTCCCCATGGCTCTACCCGGCACTCAGAAAGGACCAAGCATGCGAGCAAAAAGATTGACCAGCATCCCCACCACCGTGCTCATAAGGTCATAAACAGACCCTTCCAACCCCTCACTAAACACAGGAGCCCCTCAGAGTAACAAATGTGCATAAACACCATGCCCAGCAATCAGACGACCGACGTTGAATGAATCCACGCGAGTTGGGAAGATAGGGAAAAACGTTTGAACGGTCGGATCCCATCGGACGAGCTGCAGCTTCTTTGGACGAACAGAAACACCATCTGGGCAGGCTACTCAAGAAAAGAGAGACGTGGAACGAAGAAACGAAAGGTCGTAACATCGGAACATCAATTGTCGTGTTCAGCGTTCAAACATGAGCCTCGACAGGAGGAGCTGAGATGGAGGGGGCGAGTAGTTTATTTGCTAGAGGGAGCTGTTAGCACAAATGCTTGTTTGTTTGGGTGACACAAAACAAGAGACTTACGATCTGGCGCGCATCTTTCtgcgcttgcgcttgagACGACGAACGCGCTTCTTTCTCCACTTGGCTCTCATCTTCGTAGATGGTTCGAGACTGGAAGGAGGTTAGTCAATTGTTATAAGATTCAttgagggggagggggtgcGGACACTTCtgcgaggatgaggaggatggttGAAggaaagatgaagagaagcGGCAGATGGCGCCGCTTTGTGCGTCAGGGAGCTTACTCAGCAGAAGGCTCGCTTGGTCGACGCTAGTCCATACGAGGGAGCACATCACGTGACCCAACAAACCCCCATCACTACGAGACACTGGATATACTTTATTGGGAGAGATTCACAGCAAATAAATTGCATTCATGCTTGATCAGCAATTCACAGCATGGCAACTTCCATCACATGTCACTAAAAAGCCAAAAAACAGCATTTTTTGAGCATAGCCATCTCGGGTATAAGGTCCGCACTGCCCTATATCGCAAGGTCCATAAATCATCACTTGAACTTCACATGCCCCATGGAAAATGGGAAATAAAATGGGAAGCAAGCCAAGTACTTGAAAAGACGTCTACAATCCAATTAGTACTGGTACCGGTAAGTGGGTGCCATGTCACCCAAaaactcttcctcctcttcattcatGGTCGCCGGATCGACTGCCGCCTTGTCCCTCTTTCGGTTCTCAAACCGCAGAGCCACGAGGTAAACAACACATGATGCAGCAGATAGACAAATGAAAGAGATGCAGATAATAAAGCCTGGGCGGTATTGTGGAGCATCCTGGGTCTGGAAGGAGTAGGCCGCAATGATACCCCCGATGTTGCCAAATCCAATCTGCCAAGCCGTTCCGACGCTGCGCCGGTGGTGGCCACCCAGGTTCATGGCGAACCAGCACACGATGACGGGCATTGCGCTGTAGCAACCGCTCGTCACTAAGAAAAGAGCAGCGTACTCAGCATGCGTATTACTAACTCCGTGGATGTTCAACAACATTGCAAACCCAACGATTGCGACTGCAATTGGGAATAGGGTGAATGCAAAGCGGTGTTTCAGCCGGTCAGAGGCAAATGCGATCATCAGCGAAAAGCCGAAGGCCACCGCCCAGGGTGGAATGGAGTAAAGCTGGGTCTTGACCGCtagagagggaagggaggtTAGCTCGAGTAATCATGTTGAAGATCAATCTATACATACCACTGTATCCATAGCCTTCGATAATTTGAGGCGCGAAATACGCATATGAATAGGCCGGAACAATGAGGCCAAAGTACATGAAGCCTCCGACGAAGATCTTGTCTATAAGAGCAATCAGTATGACGCGCCAAGTATGGCATTGTGGTCCACTCACAGTCCTTGAAGACAGCCAGCACTTGACGCCAGCCCAGTGGGATATGGTGTGCGGATTTGCCCACGTCCTTAGCCAATTTAACGCGAATGAattctcgctcttcttcgttcATCCATTTGACATCTTCGGGGAAATCagggaggaggaagaaccAGGCGAAGGAAACAACACAAGTGATCACGCCCTCTATGATGAACACCCATCTCCAACCGCTATAGCCTCTGTCTCCGCCCATCTGGCCAAAGCCGTAAGCCAGCAGTCCACCAAAGGCACCGGCCAGGGTGGTAGAGCTGAAAAAGAAACTGAAGCGCTTCTGGGCCTCAGACCGTTTATACCACATTCCCATCAAATAGAAACCTGTCGCACATGAGTCGTCGGGCTATTAGAGAGGATCCAAAACAACACTCACATCCAGGGAACATGCCCGTCTCAAACACCCCTAAGAAAAACCGTGCCGTCATCAGGCCTCCCCAGGTTGAGACGAGTCCTTGGCAGATCATTACCAGGCCAAACATGAACATGCAAAATGACACTGTGGAGAGAAGGGGATCAGTGACACATCTCCAAATCTGAGGCAAGGCTAAACATACACCACACATGAggcttcagcttcttgagcAGAACATTGGAAGGCACCTCAAAAAGAACATATGGTACAAAAAAGATAGTGAGGGCCGTGTTGTACTTGGTGCCTGTCTCGATATGCAGATCGGTTTTGAGGTTGAAAAGTGCCGCATTACTGATATTCACCCTGTGCGACGACACCAAGTCAGAACCTGAAGGAGACAAAATACAGGGAATTGATTCGCGCTCTCACCGGTCCAAAAAGGCAAGTAGATATAGAACACACAAGCAAGGCAAGATATGCCAGTCAATCTTGGCCATCAACTTGcgctcggtggtggtggtgagctGTGGAAGCTCCAGGTCCTGCTGGAAGACCTGGCTCTCTCCACTGTCGCCCTGTTTGGCTTCTGCGTGGAGACATTTTAGTTAATCACGGATCTAGAAAGATTTCTGCTAGCACAGAAATGACCGGGTGCAGTAATGCAGAAGCAACGGGTGACATGGAAGATCAGATGGAAACGCACCAGGAACCCCCATGATTAGCGACTTCGCCTGCCTACAGAATGCGCTCTGAGAGGTGGGACAG is part of the Penicillium psychrofluorescens genome assembly, chromosome: 4 genome and encodes:
- a CDS encoding uncharacterized protein (ID:PFLUO_006426-T1.cds;~source:funannotate) codes for the protein MAKDLGLTSSDYSLAVSIFFIGYLLLEVPSNMILSRTRPSLYLPALMVVWGAMVIGYVGVNSKRGLIGLRFALGLIEAGYFPGVLLFMSNWYKKAELARRFSIFYCASLVSGAVGGLIAGLILEKMQNRAPYPAWKWLFLIEGIITIGCALISIFVLPDFPATTKWLTPEEREYAVRRLEQDDNSTRAGDISHWQSFTSALRDWRTWLFFWAQTFCTCAGTITYFVPTLMAALNYTGQSVQYMTIPIYMVALVIVLICGFSSDYFNERPKHIMAMAAMSTVSLIIVATVDNAKARYTFLALGLFPCGKNIS
- a CDS encoding uncharacterized protein (ID:PFLUO_006427-T1.cds;~source:funannotate), which translates into the protein MSAPSHFKLNTGASIPAVGLGTWQAKPGEVGNAVGHALKSGYRHLDCALIYQNEKEVGDAIKASGIPRKEIFITSKVWNTHQSNVAEGLAQTLKDLQTDYLDLYLIHWPVRLVSNETSQLFPTNPDGTRSVDGSWDQRETWKQMEQVYRSGTVKAIGVSNFSIPYLENLEKTWEVVPVVNQVELHPYCPQHALKEWCEKRNILLEAYCPLGSTSSPLLSDAEIAGIAKKYGVTPATILISYQVNRGCIVLPKSVTFSRIEDNLKVISLSKEDMDALEGMAAAGKQQRVNTPLWGHDLGFDDWYGPGNVNAPKQ
- a CDS encoding uncharacterized protein (ID:PFLUO_006428-T1.cds;~source:funannotate), with product MPSNKTEKKRKRDSDRHERPSKKPARDLQALPPLAASVVDDSSELAPVITSTPGLPNSKTLRYTPYSKTREHVSKSATSGRNPGIVSSELLLQSSDHEKVDFVGREGNEDAADSQIKHYVAVVDPERKTWQVVEARRVKVRGAVRSKKASQEEAESEDEAMFSMRAQRTALTNTFGTKQAKKSAQSFAENAQLSNAPDGVVSQAGAALLSSLPADATTGVAKANNVQAEVQAAKPLPTPDLSAAHPSDVYPLETLVPNGHSTLRQLTQIEEWQEQAEQGLAISTVSRFVSNRIGPVVQSGNITQLQVLRLIQLLVEFGRCLKSGGRDAKGSAAPGSKRMPPREDLRRILSSTTGAAKGGKQSTDTAPQDLLPDSVIDAVRRRFAPTGGMVSKHDLTLLHTTICALSLHIPPQPAKDGGSSSLGGNSPNELATDPADLRDDLRLDSNTIYQYFRELGCRIDRPRESEFSKWNIKGGKAEAHARRVARLRVPVEFPKVSRGGRK
- a CDS encoding uncharacterized protein (ID:PFLUO_006429-T1.cds;~source:funannotate), with protein sequence MGVPEAKQGDSGESQVFQQDLELPQLTTTTERKLMAKIDWHILPCLCVLYLLAFLDRVNISNAALFNLKTDLHIETGTKYNTALTIFFVPYVLFEVPSNVLLKKLKPHVWLSFCMFMFGLVMICQGLVSTWGGLMTARFFLGVFETGMFPGCFYLMGMWYKRSEAQKRFSFFFSSTTLAGAFGGLLAYGFGQMGGDRGYSGWRWVFIIEGVITCVVSFAWFFLLPDFPEDVKWMNEEEREFIRVKLAKDVGKSAHHIPLGWRQVLAVFKDYKIFVGGFMYFGLIVPAYSYAYFAPQIIEGYGYSAVKTQLYSIPPWAVAFGFSLMIAFASDRLKHRFAFTLFPIAVAIVGFAMLLNIHGVSNTHAEYAALFLVTSGCYSAMPVIVCWFAMNLGGHHRRSVGTAWQIGFGNIGGIIAAYSFQTQDAPQYRPGFIICISFICLSAASCVVYLVALRFENRKRDKAAVDPATMNEEEEEFLGDMAPTYRYQY